The Sorangiineae bacterium MSr11954 DNA segment GCGGTGAGCGCCTTGCTTCACGGTCACGTCCCCTTGCTCGCCAGCCTGGACCAATTCGAGCGGCAGCTCGCGCTGGACGGGGCGCATCCCTTTCGCTTGCCGCGCGCACCGGCCGATCTGGCGCGCGCCCTCTTCGACTGGAACGATCCGACCGACCGAGCCTCGCGCGCGCTCGGCCGCAGCTTTGCGGATGTGATGATGCACCACGCCGGTGTGCTCCATGGCCTCATGCGTGGCGTCAAAGTGCTGCTCGCCGAGCTCGCGCCCGAGGCCATCCTTCGCGGGTGGCAGGAGCGGCAAGCGCGGCGCGCACCGGTCACGCGAGGGCTCAGGAGCCTTCGTCAGGCGCAAGAGCTCTTGGAGCTTTATGCCAAACGGCACAGCGATCTCTCGGACGAGGAGAACGAGGCCTTTCGATTGCTCTTTGGGCAAGAATTTGCCGACGAGTACAAGCAATTCAAGTACGCGCACGGCCCTCGCTCCGGCGCCATCACGGCGCCAGGGCATGCCGAATGGATCCACGATGCCCGCGTGAAACCCCGCCGCTGATGTCCAATCATGGCGCACTCCGACTCAACGGATATCACGTCATGTAAACCACCCTCGCACGCGCGGTTCATTGCCATGGCCGGTGCGAATTGCGATACAACGTCGGCTCCCGGCATGACGAAGCCGAACGATCGAGCGGCCATGCAAGTTGGTCCGATGCGCGCCCCCATGGCGCGCGAGGGCGGCCGTGCATCCGCCGTCTCCGTCCCCCGCTCGGCGGATACAATCCCCGACCCCCAGGGCTCCATCGACGCCGCGCTCCCGCCGGCGCGGGGTGCGCGCGACCCGAGCTTCGTCGATCCGGAGTTGGGCGTGCGCAACACCAGCTTCGCCGATCCGGAGTTGGGTGTGCGCAACACCAGCTTCGCCGATCCGGAGTTGGGTGTGCGCAACACCAGCTTCGCCGATCCGGAGTTGGGTGTGCGCAACACCAGCTTCGCCGATCCGGAGTTGGGTGTGCGCAACACCAGCTTCGTCGATCCGGAGTTGGGCGCGCGCAGCACGAGCTTCGTCGATCCGGAGTTGGGTGTGCCCAACACGAGCTTCGTCGATCCGGAGTTGGGCGTGGGCGCGCGCGCGGAGCGCGATGAGGCCGACGATCGTGCGCTGTCCGCGCTCTTTGCGGACTTGGCGAACGCCGTCGATCCGCGGGCCAAGGCCAAAGGCCTGTACTCTACGACGGAGGAGGTCGACGAGCTTCTCGATGGACTTCCGGTCAATCCGCCGCTTCCCCGGCGACGATCCCGACGCAGTCGGCTGGAAAACTCCAGCCCCGTCGTGCCGCCGCCGCGCGGCGCGCGCGCATGGGCGGCGCGGCTCCCCTCGGCCCTCGCCGAGCTTTCATCGGCGCTCGCCGAGCTTTCATCGGAGCTCGCGCGCGGGGGACTCGGTGCGAAGGCGCTGGCCGTGCTCGGATTGGGCGTCCTATTTTTCGGCACCGTTTGGCTTGGCCGCGCGGCGGGCCGTTCGACCGCGGCGAGCCATTCGACCGCGGCGGGTCATTCGACCGCGGCGAGCCATTCGACCGCGGCCGACGATACCGCCATGGTCACAACGGTGACGCCCGTCGCCGCGCCGCTTGTACCCGAGGAGCCCCGCCCCCCATCGGCGAGCGCATCGACGCGCCGCCGATCCCCGAAACGTCGCCCCCGGCGCCCTCTTCGAGCGCGCTCTCCTCGTTATCCACGCTGCGCGCACACGCCGCCAAGCGCCCCCCAAAGCCGCAAAAGGAAGCCTCCGCCCCCGCCTTCCCCCTTTCGGCCCCCGCATCCGCCACCGTTCCCGCGAACGAGGGCCTCGAGGCCGACGTTGGCACCGCGCCAGCCGCCCCCGCCGGATCATCGCATTTCGTCAATCTCTTTACGGGCCATTGAGCGCTTTTCCCGCGCCCGGCAGCGGGCTCGAGAGCGCCTTGGGAAGGCGCCCACGAAGTGATTCACGGTTTCATAAATTCCCGCGCCCCATGACACCTACGTCGACGTGACAAACCGGCAACACATTCGCCGCATGGCGGGCATGTGAGCCCCGAAATCCCGCGGCGCACCTGCATTTGGGCGCGCATCGAGCGTGGTGCCTTTTCCTTCGTGTGCCCCTCTCGCGAGGGGCTCGGTCGTTCCGAGCGGATGCTGCCGCCGCGCGCTTCAGCGGGCGTTCGCTCGAATGAATGATCGGTGCATCCAAGCATGGGTCGAAGCGCGCGGTATTCGGAGGAAGAGCGATGCGGTATCATTGGGTTCGATTTGGCGCCTTGACCGCCACGTGCGCCATGCTCGTGGGCCTCACCATGTGCGGAGACGGCGCTTCGTCCCGGCCGGGCCCCTCGCCCTCCGACTCGAGCGCCAACGAGGACACCGCGCGCAAAGCGCTGGCCGAGACCCCCCTTGGCTATGTCGCATCACGTCATGGGAATGGCAAGGCGCGATTCATCCTGGGCGCCCCGGGGGCGCTCCGCGCGAAGCTCGACGTGGGCCAGGAGACGGCGGCCCGGCTTCATCTGGAACGGCACGCGGAGGCGCTGGGCTTGAGCGAGGCTGCCGTGCGCGAGGCGCCGGCGGAGGCCGCGCATCCTCTTGCGAATGGGGCCATGGTCGTTCAGTTCGGGCAGCGGGTGAATGGGATCGAGGTGTTCCATACGCGCACCAGCGTGGTGCTCGACGAGACCAAGAACCTGGTGTCGATTGCCTCCAATTTGCATTCAGTCCACTCGGTCAAGGACATGCCCTTCGATCGATCCGCCGAGTCCGCGCTCACCACGGCCTACACGGCCTGGTTCGGGGCAACCTTGCCGGACGGCGCCGTGCGCGATCTCGGCCCGCGCTCGGGCGATATCCGCGGGTACGCGGTGCAAACCCCGGCCGGCGCGCCGCGCATCGTGGAGGCCACGGCCAAGCGCGTCTTTTTCCCCGAAGGCTTGGAGCTCGTTCCTGCGTATTACGTGGAGCTGACGGCGCGCGCGCCGCGCTCCAAGGCGAACCAGGCGTATGCGTATGTCGTTTCGGCAAATGACGGGCGCGTGCTCCACGAGACCTCCCTCGTGGCCCACGAAGCGTTCACGTACCGCGTTTGGGCCGATCCCGACGCCAAGACCAACCACATTCCCACGGACGGCCCGTATGCCGATTACTCGCCCCACCCCGGCGGAATCCCCGATCGGAAGCGCCCCGATTTTCAGCCCCCCATCGCCGTGCAAATGGAAGGGTTCAACAAGAACCCGCAAGGCAAGCCCGATCCCTGGCTGGGCCCGAACGATACGGTCACCTTCGGCAACAACGCCCGCGCCTACAGCGATCGCAGCGACCAACACAAAAAAGACGACGCCGGAAACTCCGTGGACAGCGGCGACGGGTACGACGAGGGCATCGACCTTCGCGCGGAGGTGACATCACCGCGCACATTCGACCGAACGTACGATATCACCCAAGCACCCAACGCCAGCGACGATCAAATCAAAGCTGCGGTGACGCAGCTCTTTTATGTCAACAATTGGCTTCACGATTATTGGTACGACTCCGGCTTCGACGAAAGGTCCGGCAACGCCCAGCTCTCGAACTACGGCCGCGGCGGGGTCGAAGGCGATCCGCTGCGGGTGGAGGCGCAGGACGGGGCCGACTACGGCGAAGCCAACAACGCGAACATGATCACCTATGCGGATGGAACCTCGCCCCGCATGCAAATGTACGTGTGGACCGGGTTGCCCAATCGCCGGCTGGAGCTGGTGCCGGACACCCAGCCGCCCACCCGCCTCGACGACTGGCTCGGCGCGCCGGCCTACGGTCCGCAGACCTTCGACGACGTCCAAGAGCTGGTCCTCGCCGCCGACGGCGTCGCCCCCACCACCGATGCGTGCGAGCCCATCACCAACGACGTCGCCCACAAGTTCGTGGTCATCGAGCGGAGCGCAAAGGCGGGGTGCACCTTTTATTTGCGAACGTCGAACGCGCAGGCCGCCAACGCCGCCGGTGTGATCATCATCAACAACAACCCGGCCGGATCCCATGAATTCGTCAATCCGGCCAAGCCCGACGTCGAGCCCAATATTCACATTCCGGTGCTCACCACCACCTCCGAGGATGGCGCCAAACTCAAAAGCGCCATGGCCGCCAGCGCGACCCCGCTCCGGGCCCGCATGTTTCGCGGGGTCGAGACCCCCGTCGATGGAACCATCGACAACACCATCGTGGCGCACGAGTGGGGCCACTATTTGCATCATCGCCTGGTCGCCTGCTCCGGCCGATCGTGGCCGGCCGACCCCCGGATCTCGGTGGGCTCGTGCTCCGGCATGAGCGAGGGGTGGGCCGACTTCAACGCGCTCTTCATGGTGGTTCGCGAGGGGGACGCGATCGAGGGCTCCGCCTACCCGCTCGGACAATATGCCAATGTGGGCGCATCGCCCAACGCGGCGTATTTCGGTACGCGCCGGGCGCCGTATTCGACGGACACCGCGAAGAATCCTTTTACGTTCGGGCACGTGGCCCAGGGCGCCCCCGCGCCGCAAGGCGCTCCTTTGGAGCCGGGCGGCTCGTTCATGCAGGAGGCCCACAACATCGGAGAGATCTGGGCGCAGATCCTCTTCGAGGGCTATGTCAATTTGCAGAAGGCGGGCCAGAAGGCCAATCCGCCGCGTTCGTTCCAAGAGGTGAAGCGCCGTATGGCGAACTACCTCGTGGCCGGTATGAAGGCGGCGCCCGTCGATCCCACCTTTACCGAGCAGCGCGACGCCATCCTCGCCGGGGTCTGGGCGACCGGAAACCAAGACGACTTCGAGGCGCTCGCCCAGGGATTCGCCAAGCGCGGCCTCGGCGTGGGCGCGGTGGCGCCGCCCGCGTCGTCGGTCACCATGGCCGAGACCCGGGAGAGCTTCGCCAACAAGGGCGAGCTGGTCTTCGTCGATGCGCGGATCGACGACTCGCTCGTCTCGTGCGATCACGACGGCGTCCTCGACGCCGGCGAGACGGGCTTGCTCACGGTTCGCGTGCGCAATCCCGGGTGGAAGACCCTGACCGGCACCAAGGTCAACGTGCGCACCGCGGATCCCAACATCACCTTCGGCAGCGGCGGCGAGGTGACCCTGGGCGCGGTCGACCCCTATGGTGTTGCTACGGCAACAATCCTCGTCACCAGCCGCGCATCGACGACCAAGCAGGCGATCCTAGGGCTCGACATCACCCTCACCAACGCCGAGGCCTTCGCGCCGACTGTCACCGCCACCACCAGCCAGCGCTACAACTTCGATATCTGGCCCAACACATCGGCGACGGACGACGCGGAGAGCGGGTCCTCCGTTTGGAGCGTGATCGGCGCCGCCGGGGTGTGGTCGCGCCAGGGGGACGCGACGAACCATGTGCTGCACGGCAACGATCTCGGCAAGCCCAGCGACTCCAGCTTGGTTTCGCCCGATTTGATCGTCGGGCAAAACGATTTCACGATTTCGTTCAAGCATCGCTATGCCTTCGAGGCCAGCGGCACGTCGTACTACGACGGCGGCGTGCTCGAAATTTCATCCAACGGCGGCGTCACGTGGAGCGATATCTCGGCCTACGCCGATCCGCAGTATCCGCGTACGCTGCGCGGCGGCAACTCGACCAACCCGCTCAAAGGTCGAAAGGCATGGTCGGGCGAGGAGAAGGACGCCAAGACCGTCTCCCTCAACCTCGGCAAGGCACTGGCCGGCAAGACCGTCAAGGTGCGATTCCGCATCGGCACCGACACCGACACCGGGGCAGCCGGTTGGGACATCGACGATATCGCGTTTGGCGGCATCACGAACAAGCCGTTCGCGACGCGCGTGGACGGCGCCTGCACCTTGGGCGCCGACGCGGGGACCGGCGGCGGCAACAATCCGCCTCCGGACGCGGGCTCACCGCCGGCGGGCGGCGCCAATCCCGACCACAAGGTGACCATGAGCGATGACGGCTGCTCGGTGTCGGCCGCTGGCGCGTCCGGCTCGAAGGGCGCGGCCATGCTGGCGCTTTTGAGCGCGCTCCTTCCCTTCGTGCGTTTGGCGCGGCGCCGGCTACGGCGTGGGTAGGAACATCCCGTCGCCGGCGAGCGAGTCGAGGAATTGCTGGGTCATCTGCTCCTGGATGCGCGCCGCGTCCGTGAACAGAGACCAAGCCTCGTCTCGCTCGGCCGCCGCCGGCTCGAGCGCCCCGCGGGCCGCAAACGCCTTCAACCAGGCGATGCGCTGGATCGCGGGCGGGTGGCTGTCGTACGGTGACGCCGGGCGCGCAAAGGCCATTTCGACCTCGGCGGCCAAATCTTTCTCCGATGCGATCTGCTCAGGCGTAAGGGTGTAGAGGTTCACCAGCGCCATTCGCTTCTGAAGCACCTCGCGGATCGTGGCGTCCGCGTGCCGAAGGCGCCGGCTCGTCCACGAGCGCATCGGCCAGCGCCGCATGATTTTCGGGCGAATCCTGCGACGCGAGCGCCTGACGGCGGCGCGCCACGGCCGCCTCGTGCGAAGGATCGCCTCGTTCTGCGTATGCCGCGCGCCGAAGGCCGATTCCGTCCAGCAGCGCAAACGCAAACGCAAAGAAGAAGCGGCGAACCGTATGTCGTGGCGTCATCCGATGCTGCGAGGGTAGCTCGTACGGAGCCGTACGCGCATCGTCGCCGCGAGCTTTCTAGCGATCGCGGTGCACCTCGGGCTGGGGATGACTCGCGCCACAGCCCAGCGCGCGGCTGCGTTCGTCGGCCTCGCGCGCCGTGATGGATCGCGGCGTGGCGTGACCCCATCGATCGAGCACGACCCCGTAGGCGCGGCACGCGGCCGCCTTGTCCCCCAGCTTCTCCTTGGCCATGCCCAGCCACAGGTGCGCGCGCACATTGAGAAACGGGTAATACATGCCCTGGCAGGCGCGCGCGCCGGCCTCGAGGACCGACGCGGCGCGCGCCGCATCGCCGGCCTGCAAGTAGATGCGGCCGGCGTACACGTCGGGCAAGCCGATGGCCCACTCCACGTGAAAGTGCCTCCCGCCCCCGCGAAGCTCGCCCGCGGGGGCGTGGGCCATGGCCTCGGCGGCGTCTTGCGGCGAGCCGACCTTGGCGCCCCAGGAGAGCACCCAGCGCTCGAAGGTGCTGAGCTCCCGCTCGTTCGCGCGCTCCCATGCGCGGGTCGCCTCGAGCCACGCGGCCTGCGTCGTGCGCCCTCCGCGCAGCGCGGTGGCGAGGAGCCACGCCTCGGTGGGCGCCACCGACACGGCGGCCAGCTTGTCCGGGGTCCAGGCGTCCTTGCGCAAGAGGGCCTGCTCGGCCACCCGCGCGCCCCGTGCGCGATCGCCCGACTCGATGAGCGCATCGGCGGTGAGCATGGCGGCGGCCCAATGCGGCTCCCGGGCGGCGGAGCCCGCGAGCTTTTGCTCGAGCTGCGCCGTCGTGGCCAGCGCACGATCGAATTGACCGGCCCACGCTTCCAACTGGGCGCGCTCCAGGAGCGCGGTCTCTTCCCGCACCTCGGCGGGGAGCCGCCCCTCGCGCAGCAGCAGCACTTGCTCGATGGCTTCCTTGGGGGCGCGGGTCGCGGTCAATGTCTCGGCGAAGATGCGGTAGATCTCCGCCTCCTCCGGCTCCCAGGACGACGCGCGCCGCGCTTCGGCGGCGGCCTCGGTGCATTGCCCCGCGCGGCGAAGCGCAAAGACGCGGTCGGTCATGCAATCCACCGAGCCGGGCGACATGGCCAAGCATTGCTCCAGCGCCGCCCGCGCCTCGGCGTCGCGCCCGAGCTGCTCCAAGATGCGCGATTGGGTCTGCCACGCATCCGAGTACGTGGGATCGAGCTCCGAGGCGCGGCGCACCCGCTCCAGCGCCACCTCGAGATCCTCCCGGGTGCGCGCGAGGTTCATGCGCTCGCCGCCCGAGAGAAAGAAGATCTCCGCGTCCATGGGGTAGCGCCGCACCAGCTCGTCGCCGATGCGCACCGCCTCCTCGCGCCGCGGGGCGTCCTCGCCGTTGAGGATCTCGGACGCGTCGAGCAGCCGCCGATCGCGCTCGCTCAGCCCATCGCGGAGCCGCAGCGCCTCCCGGAGTCGCTCGCGCCGGATGGGCAGCGGCACGCTCTGCTCCCGGCTCGTGAGCAAGCGCCGGAACTGGATCTGCGGGCACTGCGGATCGACCTCCGCCGCCTCCTCGAAGATGCGGATGGCGCGATCCCATCGCCCCTCGTGCACCGCGTGCATCCCTTGCTGGTAGAACGCCACCCCCTCGGCGCTGCACGAGGGCGACGCAGGGAGCACCGTCAAGCTCGTGGCCGCCGGCGCCGAAGCCGCCGCGGTGTCCCCCGCATCACCGGCCGCGCGCGCAAAACCCAGCGTATGGCGCCAAGGACGAAGCGCGAAGCCCGCGCCGAGGACCACCACCGCCACCCCGATGGCCCCAAGCCACAGCGGGCGACGGCGCGCCGAGGTGGACGGCGCCGATGCGGCCGACGGCATCGACGGCATCGATGGCCGGGAGGACCTGGACGGCCGCTCCCCGCCCTTGGGCGGACGGTTCGGCGTGTGCGACCATTGGATGTGCCGGTTCGACGTCTGCGTCTCGTCCAAGAGGCGCGCCCCGATGCGCGCGAGCTCCCGCTTCACGAGCGACGCCGACCCCGGCCGCTTCTCCGGCTCTTTGGCGAGCAGCCCCGCGATCAGATCGTCGAGCTCGGACGGCACGTCGGGGCGCAGCCCCGCGAGCCTCGGCGGCTTGTGCATCAGCAGCATCGAGAGGGCGGACACCGGGTTGGGACCGTCGAAGGCATCGCGGTTCGCGAGGCAGCGAAAGAGCACGCAGCCCAGCGAAAAAAGATCGGCGCGCCCGTCCAGGTGCTCCGCGCCGCGCGCTTGCTCGGGCGCCATGTACCCCACCGTCCCGAGCAAAGCCCCCGTGGTGGTGGCCGGATCGACCGAACCCGCGCGCACGATCCCAAAGTCGACCAGCTTGGGCCGCCTCGGGCTCCCCCCCACGAGCAGGATGTTGCTCGGCTTCACGTCGCGATGGACGATGCCCAGCGCGTGGGCCGCCTCCAACGCGCCCGCCAGCCTTTGTCCGAGCTCGACCACGTCCGCCACCGCGAGCCGCTCGCCCCTCTGGGCCGCGCGCGTCACGTGCGCCCGCAGGCTCTCGCCCTCGATCCACTCCAGCGCGAGGTACGGCACATTGCCCTCGGCCACCCCGTGGGCCACATAGCGAACGATGTCCGGATGATCGAGCCGCTCCAGCGCATCGGCCTCCACCGCGAACCGCCGCAAGGTCGATGGCTCGGTCCTGTGCAGGACCTTGAGGGCCACGCGCCGCGCCGTGACCTCGTCGAAGGCGCGATGCACGATCCCCATTCCGCCCCGACCTGCTTCCTTCTCGATCACGAAGCGGCCGGCGAAAAGCACACGCTCGATCATGTGGCTCCATTCGAGAATGTCCATGGCACGCATCGCGCCATTAGCCCCATCCATTGATGTAACACGAACATCTAAAAGCGTGCCACCCGCGCTCAAACGCGCGCCCGCCGCCGATCCGGGACTATAAAAGGCCGATGACCGCGGCCCGAGATCTCCAAAGGCGCGCACGCGCCACCCTCCGCGCGCTGCCGACCATGGCGCGCATTGCCTTTGCGGAGGCGCTCGCGTACCGCGCGGAGGTGGTCGTCTGGACGCTCGCCACCACCATGCCGCTGGTCATGCTCGCCCTCTGGCTGGCCGTGGCCGAGGAGGCGCCCGTGGGTCGATGGGGCCAGCG contains these protein-coding regions:
- a CDS encoding M36 family metallopeptidase, giving the protein MRYHWVRFGALTATCAMLVGLTMCGDGASSRPGPSPSDSSANEDTARKALAETPLGYVASRHGNGKARFILGAPGALRAKLDVGQETAARLHLERHAEALGLSEAAVREAPAEAAHPLANGAMVVQFGQRVNGIEVFHTRTSVVLDETKNLVSIASNLHSVHSVKDMPFDRSAESALTTAYTAWFGATLPDGAVRDLGPRSGDIRGYAVQTPAGAPRIVEATAKRVFFPEGLELVPAYYVELTARAPRSKANQAYAYVVSANDGRVLHETSLVAHEAFTYRVWADPDAKTNHIPTDGPYADYSPHPGGIPDRKRPDFQPPIAVQMEGFNKNPQGKPDPWLGPNDTVTFGNNARAYSDRSDQHKKDDAGNSVDSGDGYDEGIDLRAEVTSPRTFDRTYDITQAPNASDDQIKAAVTQLFYVNNWLHDYWYDSGFDERSGNAQLSNYGRGGVEGDPLRVEAQDGADYGEANNANMITYADGTSPRMQMYVWTGLPNRRLELVPDTQPPTRLDDWLGAPAYGPQTFDDVQELVLAADGVAPTTDACEPITNDVAHKFVVIERSAKAGCTFYLRTSNAQAANAAGVIIINNNPAGSHEFVNPAKPDVEPNIHIPVLTTTSEDGAKLKSAMAASATPLRARMFRGVETPVDGTIDNTIVAHEWGHYLHHRLVACSGRSWPADPRISVGSCSGMSEGWADFNALFMVVREGDAIEGSAYPLGQYANVGASPNAAYFGTRRAPYSTDTAKNPFTFGHVAQGAPAPQGAPLEPGGSFMQEAHNIGEIWAQILFEGYVNLQKAGQKANPPRSFQEVKRRMANYLVAGMKAAPVDPTFTEQRDAILAGVWATGNQDDFEALAQGFAKRGLGVGAVAPPASSVTMAETRESFANKGELVFVDARIDDSLVSCDHDGVLDAGETGLLTVRVRNPGWKTLTGTKVNVRTADPNITFGSGGEVTLGAVDPYGVATATILVTSRASTTKQAILGLDITLTNAEAFAPTVTATTSQRYNFDIWPNTSATDDAESGSSVWSVIGAAGVWSRQGDATNHVLHGNDLGKPSDSSLVSPDLIVGQNDFTISFKHRYAFEASGTSYYDGGVLEISSNGGVTWSDISAYADPQYPRTLRGGNSTNPLKGRKAWSGEEKDAKTVSLNLGKALAGKTVKVRFRIGTDTDTGAAGWDIDDIAFGGITNKPFATRVDGACTLGADAGTGGGNNPPPDAGSPPAGGANPDHKVTMSDDGCSVSAAGASGSKGAAMLALLSALLPFVRLARRRLRRG
- a CDS encoding serine/threonine-protein kinase, with the protein product MIERVLFAGRFVIEKEAGRGGMGIVHRAFDEVTARRVALKVLHRTEPSTLRRFAVEADALERLDHPDIVRYVAHGVAEGNVPYLALEWIEGESLRAHVTRAAQRGERLAVADVVELGQRLAGALEAAHALGIVHRDVKPSNILLVGGSPRRPKLVDFGIVRAGSVDPATTTGALLGTVGYMAPEQARGAEHLDGRADLFSLGCVLFRCLANRDAFDGPNPVSALSMLLMHKPPRLAGLRPDVPSELDDLIAGLLAKEPEKRPGSASLVKRELARIGARLLDETQTSNRHIQWSHTPNRPPKGGERPSRSSRPSMPSMPSAASAPSTSARRRPLWLGAIGVAVVVLGAGFALRPWRHTLGFARAAGDAGDTAAASAPAATSLTVLPASPSCSAEGVAFYQQGMHAVHEGRWDRAIRIFEEAAEVDPQCPQIQFRRLLTSREQSVPLPIRRERLREALRLRDGLSERDRRLLDASEILNGEDAPRREEAVRIGDELVRRYPMDAEIFFLSGGERMNLARTREDLEVALERVRRASELDPTYSDAWQTQSRILEQLGRDAEARAALEQCLAMSPGSVDCMTDRVFALRRAGQCTEAAAEARRASSWEPEEAEIYRIFAETLTATRAPKEAIEQVLLLREGRLPAEVREETALLERAQLEAWAGQFDRALATTAQLEQKLAGSAAREPHWAAAMLTADALIESGDRARGARVAEQALLRKDAWTPDKLAAVSVAPTEAWLLATALRGGRTTQAAWLEATRAWERANERELSTFERWVLSWGAKVGSPQDAAEAMAHAPAGELRGGGRHFHVEWAIGLPDVYAGRIYLQAGDAARAASVLEAGARACQGMYYPFLNVRAHLWLGMAKEKLGDKAAACRAYGVVLDRWGHATPRSITAREADERSRALGCGASHPQPEVHRDR